One genomic segment of Acomys russatus chromosome 6, mAcoRus1.1, whole genome shotgun sequence includes these proteins:
- the LOC127190994 gene encoding small ubiquitin-related modifier 2-like gives MADEKPKEGVKTENNDHINLKVAGQDGSMVQFKIKRHTPLSKLMKAYCERQGLLMRQIRLQFDGQPINETDTPAQLEMEDEDTIDVFQQQTGGVY, from the coding sequence AAACCCAAGGAAGGAGTCAAGACTGAGAACAACGATCATATTAATTTGAAGGTGGCAGGGCAGGACGGTTCTATGGTGCAGTTTAAGATTAAGAGGCACACACCACTTAGTAAACTAATGAAAGCCTATTGTGAACGACAGGGTTTGTTGATGAGGCAGATCAGATTACAATTCGATGGGCAACCAATCAATGAAACAGACACACCTGCACAGTTGGAAATGGAGGACGAAGACACGATTGATGTGTTCCAGCAGCAGACAGGAGGTGTCTACTAA